In Leisingera sp. NJS204, the DNA window CAGGCGGCGGAGCTGGGCGACGACGTCTATGGTGAAGACCCGGCGGTGAACCGGCTGGAGGCTGTGCTGGCCGAGCGTCTGGACAAGGAGGCGGCGCTGTTCCTGCCCTCCGGCACGATGAGCAACCTGGCTGGTCTCTTGGCCCATTGCCAGCGCGGCGAGGAAGTCATCCTTGGCGCGGGCTATCACGTCTATGCCTATGAGGCCGCGGGGGCCTCGGTGCTGGGCGGGCTATCGCTGTGCCCGGTGCCGGTGCGGGACGATGGCGCGCTGGACCCGGAGGTGATTGCCGGGGCGGTCAAGGCGGATGACAGCCATCTGGCGGTGAGTCGACTGCTGTCGCTGGAGAACACCCATAACGGGCTTGCAGTGCCCCTGGCGGATATGGCGGCGGCGGCGGCGGCGGGCCGGACGGCGGGGCTGGCGGTGCATCTGGACGGCGCGCGGTTCTTTAATGCGACGGTGGCGCTGGGGTGTTCGGAAGCGGAGCTGGCCGGGCTGATGGATACGGTGTCCATCTGCCTTTCCAAAGGACTGGGCACGCCGGCCGGGTCGGTTTTG includes these proteins:
- the ltaE gene encoding low-specificity L-threonine aldolase; translation: MSHYAGLAGAAGGGALCDLRSDTLTRPDAGMMRAIQAAELGDDVYGEDPAVNRLEAVLAERLDKEAALFLPSGTMSNLAGLLAHCQRGEEVILGAGYHVYAYEAAGASVLGGLSLCPVPVRDDGALDPEVIAGAVKADDSHLAVSRLLSLENTHNGLAVPLADMAAAAAAGRTAGLAVHLDGARFFNATVALGCSEAELAGLMDTVSICLSKGLGTPAGSVLAGPADLIAKARRWRKMLGGGMRQAGVLAAAALYALEHNVARLAQDHDRAAELADVLRGLGAGEVSQATNMVFFTPGDGRNDALRMHLASEGVVIGGGSSGAIRMVLHKDVDNGPLDRAVQGLKSFYC